Proteins from one Mesotoga infera genomic window:
- a CDS encoding FadR/GntR family transcriptional regulator, producing MKTKKRTSTDVVNKLKKMIVLEDLERLPGEVELSNRLGVSRTIIREALRVLEYEGVTRTVHGSGTFVLKRTSLKILFNVNFEIETDSARDILDLIELRSTLERSAIALAVSHASSTDIEELSLCMDRLSRAMATRENLGDTDASFHKKLFEISHNRFLREVFDVVFDGLEVLWKSPLGLDTFGDAGLPLHRDLYEAIRERNLDVALEIYDRIINLDRKDIMDLTGYKPKSQNLQHSITGVKKDGD from the coding sequence ATGAAGACGAAGAAACGCACTTCTACGGATGTTGTGAACAAACTGAAAAAAATGATAGTCCTCGAAGATCTGGAGAGATTGCCCGGCGAGGTGGAGCTTTCCAACAGACTGGGTGTCAGCAGGACCATAATAAGGGAAGCGCTGAGGGTGCTGGAATACGAGGGAGTTACCAGAACCGTTCACGGCAGTGGCACTTTCGTTCTGAAGAGAACAAGTTTGAAGATACTCTTCAACGTGAATTTCGAAATAGAGACCGATAGCGCGAGAGATATTCTTGATCTGATCGAACTGAGAAGCACGCTCGAGAGATCGGCGATAGCGCTTGCCGTTTCTCACGCGAGTTCGACCGATATTGAGGAGTTATCGCTCTGTATGGACAGGCTTTCCAGGGCGATGGCTACCAGAGAGAATCTTGGCGATACCGACGCCAGCTTTCATAAAAAGCTTTTCGAGATCTCACACAACCGCTTCCTCAGGGAAGTCTTCGATGTGGTCTTCGATGGACTCGAAGTGCTATGGAAGTCCCCCCTCGGACTGGACACTTTCGGCGACGCGGGATTGCCTTTACACAGGGATCTTTACGAGGCGATTAGAGAGCGCAATCTTGATGTGGCGCTGGAGATTTACGACAGAATAATAAATCTGGACAGGAAAGACATTATGGACCTCACCGGTTATAAACCGAAATCGCAGAACTTGCAGCATTCGATCACGGGAGTGAAGAAAGATGGAGATTGA
- a CDS encoding MGH1-like glycoside hydrolase domain-containing protein, which produces MEIDVLKMLERRDKWYLGGGNRLLWTPPFPLHLDRPGAWDFVSYFDLRIDPGYTISVVDWGVPVDFVCVDKLWNPATLRSLFRSGDLEMLEEKALLKEDFLVSRVTLKNNSKEAKELDIVVWTAQQCSDSDSEVDTEIIDVADSGIVFKKRLVKPRRRPYPAYVILALEGKESHNVSFSERTGNLPNFRLSPFYEKLGNDGLIERIDTNGINREGLLYIGLYRKVKLAPGNEAIFNCGLGAAPDVEEVVKAARKSLACDPVEESRRNWESYFRSLPQFSIGEPYLQKYYYYRWYGLKLFTSSVNESFMKHPAIAEGLDYFRAFITYSAQCHMLETRWSASPEVAMGSLLNFIENQRDDGSFAGHIYVNQLQENGFYHADWGRAVMELYRIHPDRFFIERIYGPMKKYLGYFDRVRDRENSGLYDVVDQFETGQEYMSRYTVVDPMADRYGWINNIRLKGVDATVYVYNLKKALAWMAGLLGLKEERKLFEESAAKTKKAVLELMWDDHEEIFYDVNPVDFKRTGVKAAVCFYPYMTDIVDESHLPGLKKHLLNPDEFWTEYPVVSTSVDDRLFSQWAEWKGKRHNCPWNGRVWPMTNSHMVDVLGFCARRFDDRLLREKTVELVKKFIKMMYYEGDIERPNCFEHYNPFNGKACVYRGVDDYQHSWVVDLLFRYLAGIDFTENGLTLDPFPFGIDFELDNLTIAGKKLRIRSSKGIFEAEYNGKTINRL; this is translated from the coding sequence ATGGAGATTGATGTCCTGAAGATGCTGGAGAGAAGAGACAAGTGGTACCTGGGCGGTGGCAACAGACTTCTTTGGACGCCCCCTTTTCCGTTGCACCTCGATCGCCCCGGCGCCTGGGATTTTGTGAGTTATTTCGATTTGAGGATCGATCCGGGGTACACGATCAGCGTTGTCGATTGGGGAGTTCCGGTAGATTTTGTCTGTGTCGATAAACTCTGGAATCCGGCTACATTGAGAAGCCTCTTCCGTTCGGGCGACCTTGAAATGCTTGAAGAGAAGGCCCTGCTGAAGGAGGATTTTCTGGTGTCCAGGGTAACCCTGAAGAACAACTCGAAGGAAGCGAAAGAGCTGGATATAGTCGTTTGGACGGCCCAGCAATGTTCCGACAGCGACAGCGAGGTCGATACGGAGATAATAGATGTGGCCGACAGCGGTATCGTTTTCAAGAAGAGACTCGTAAAGCCCAGGAGGAGACCTTATCCCGCTTACGTGATTTTGGCTCTGGAAGGGAAGGAAAGCCACAACGTATCATTTTCTGAGAGAACGGGAAATCTCCCGAATTTCAGATTAAGCCCGTTCTACGAAAAGCTCGGAAACGATGGATTGATCGAGAGAATCGATACGAACGGCATCAACAGGGAGGGCTTGCTGTACATAGGTTTGTACAGGAAAGTGAAACTCGCTCCTGGAAACGAAGCGATTTTCAACTGCGGACTGGGCGCAGCCCCAGATGTGGAGGAAGTCGTGAAGGCAGCCAGAAAATCCCTCGCGTGCGACCCTGTAGAAGAGAGCCGTAGAAACTGGGAGTCGTACTTCAGATCACTTCCGCAATTTTCGATCGGAGAGCCATATTTGCAGAAATACTACTATTACCGATGGTACGGTCTCAAGCTTTTCACCAGCAGCGTAAACGAATCCTTCATGAAACACCCGGCTATAGCCGAGGGACTGGATTATTTCCGGGCCTTCATAACTTACAGCGCACAGTGTCACATGCTCGAGACCAGATGGTCGGCCAGTCCAGAGGTGGCAATGGGGAGTCTCTTGAATTTCATAGAAAACCAGAGGGACGATGGCTCCTTCGCCGGGCATATATATGTCAACCAGTTGCAGGAGAACGGTTTTTACCATGCAGACTGGGGTAGAGCGGTGATGGAACTATACAGGATACACCCGGACAGATTCTTCATAGAGCGTATCTACGGCCCCATGAAGAAGTATCTCGGGTATTTCGACAGGGTAAGGGACAGAGAGAACAGCGGACTATACGACGTGGTGGACCAGTTCGAAACGGGACAGGAGTACATGAGCCGTTACACCGTTGTAGATCCTATGGCCGACAGGTATGGCTGGATAAACAACATACGTCTCAAGGGCGTCGATGCCACGGTTTACGTGTACAACCTGAAAAAGGCTCTAGCCTGGATGGCCGGTCTTCTGGGGCTGAAAGAAGAGAGAAAGCTCTTCGAAGAGAGTGCCGCAAAGACGAAAAAGGCTGTACTCGAGCTCATGTGGGACGACCATGAAGAGATCTTTTACGATGTGAATCCCGTCGATTTCAAGAGAACCGGCGTGAAGGCCGCCGTCTGTTTCTATCCGTATATGACCGATATAGTAGATGAATCTCATCTGCCGGGACTCAAAAAGCACCTGCTCAATCCGGATGAGTTCTGGACGGAATATCCTGTCGTATCCACGAGCGTCGATGATCGCCTCTTCAGCCAGTGGGCCGAGTGGAAGGGCAAACGCCACAATTGCCCGTGGAACGGCAGGGTCTGGCCAATGACCAACAGCCACATGGTAGATGTTCTGGGCTTTTGTGCCAGAAGGTTCGACGATAGACTGCTCAGGGAGAAGACCGTGGAGCTGGTGAAAAAGTTCATAAAGATGATGTATTACGAGGGCGACATCGAAAGGCCCAATTGCTTCGAACACTACAATCCCTTCAATGGGAAGGCCTGTGTTTACAGGGGTGTCGATGATTACCAGCACTCATGGGTAGTGGATCTGCTCTTCAGATACCTGGCCGGAATCGATTTCACCGAAAATGGCCTGACGCTTGATCCCTTCCCTTTCGGCATCGATTTCGAACTCGACAACCTGACGATCGCGGGCAAAAAGCTGAGGATAAGATCGAGTAAAGGCATTTTCGAGGCTGAGTACAACGGCAAGACAATAAATAGGCTTTGA